A genomic stretch from Oncorhynchus tshawytscha isolate Ot180627B linkage group LG07, Otsh_v2.0, whole genome shotgun sequence includes:
- the plcd4a gene encoding 1-phosphatidylinositol 4,5-bisphosphate phosphodiesterase delta-4 isoform X1: MTYHTYNCQPFCWAAGGKIVKQPPMASMGCGLRIQGDDNLQSMIVGTVMRKIKSRTWKKQRYFKLQEDCMTIWYKSKKAGNAHSTFSVNDVETVREGHQSEVLLSIADEFPPDRCFTLVFRGRRGNLDLVADSADEAQSWIKGMKKLIENLENMGESEKLDQWICEWFKKADKNNDGRMNFPEIRVLLKMMNVDMNEHHAHRLFMTADKSQTGTLEDDEFVLFYKMLTQREDVLRVFQDYSGDGQKLSLRDLEEFLRDEQLEEVDRVQQLAMELIERYEPSDTAKMLKAMSIDGFLMYLASAEGSIFHPRQQSLYQDMTQPLNHYFISSSHNTYLMEDQLRGHSSVEGYIRALKRGCRCVEVDCWDGPNGEPIVYHGHTFTSKILFKDVVIALRNYAFKVSEYPVILSTENHCGVEQQRVMAQHLNTILGDKLLKSTLDGKIPVSFPSPEELKGKILLKGKKIGGLEESLNGPVEPEDSLTGEVSDEDEAADIDEDSLHSNSLRRMAKKSKQRLSKELSDCVVYCKSVHFSSFKHSRIHSKFYEISSFTESKARKHLREAGAEFVHHNARQLTRVYPSGLRTDSSNFNPQEMWNTGTQIVALNFQTAGVEMDLNDGLFSQNGRCGYVLKPDFMRMSERSFDPEVPINREGYRPLSLCIQVISGQQLPKVNIKESSVVDPFVRVEIHGVPLDQAKQETRYIDNNGFNPVWYDTLRFTIHAPELALVRFVVEDYDKASRNDFVGQYTLPFSCIQQGYRHIHLLSKDGTSIPPASLFVHVRITNLV, from the exons ATGACTTACCATACATACAATTGTCAACCTTTTTGCTGGGCAGCAGGTGGAAAAATCGTAAAACAACCACCGATGGCTTCTATGGGATGTGGCCTGC GTATCCAGGGCGATGACAACCTCCAGTCCATGATTGTTGGCACGGTGATGAGGAAGATTAAGTCTCGCACCTGGAAGAAGCAGCGTTACTTCAAGCTGCAGGAGGACTGCATGACCATCTGGTACAAGTCCAAGAAGGCTGGGAACGCCCACTCCACAT TCTCTGTGAATGACGTGGAGACAGTGCGTGAGGGCCACCAGTCAGAGGTTTTGCTCAGCATCGCAGACGAGTTTCCCCCGGATCGCTGCTTCACCCTGGTGTTCCGTGGTCGCCGTGGCAACCTGGACCTGGTGGCAGACTCGGCGGATGAGGCCCAGTCCTGGATCAAAGGCATGAAGAAGCTGATCGAGAACCTGGAGAACATGGGCGAGAGTGAGAAGCTTGACCA GTGGATCTGTGAATGGTTTAAGAAGGCTGATAAGAACAACGACGGCAGAATGAACTTCCCGGAGATCAGGGTCCTGCTGAAGATGATGAACGTGGACATGAACGAACATCACGCTCACCGACTCTTCATG ACGGCAGACAAGTCTCAGACGGGGACTCTGGAGGATGATGAGTTTGTCCTGTTCTACAAGATGCTGACCCAGAGAGAGGACGTTCTCAGGGTGTTCCAGGACTACTCTGGCGACGGACAGAAGCTGTCTCTACGGGACCTGGAGGAGTTCCTGAGAGATGAACAACTGGAGGAGGTGGACAGGGTTCAGCAGCTGGCCATGGAGCTCATCGAGCGCTACGAACCCTCCGACACAG CGAAGATGCTGAAGGCCATGTCTATCGACGGTTTCCTGATGTACCTGGCGTCGGCTGAGGGCTCCATCTTCCACCCCAGACAGCAGAGCCTGTACCAGGACATGACTCAGCCCCTCAACCACTACTTCATCTCCTCTTCACACAACACATACCTGATGGAGGACCAGCTTCGAGGACACAGCAGTGTCGAGGGATACATACG GGCTTTGAAGCGAGGCTGTCGGTGTGTAGAAGTAGACTGTTGGGACGGTCCCAATGGAGAGCCTATCGTCTACCACGGACACACCTTCACCTCCAAGATCCTCTTCAAAGATGTTGTGATCGCACTGAGAAACTATGCCTTCAag gTATCAGAGTACCCGGTTATCCTGTCCACCGAGAACCACTGCGGTGTTGAACAGCAGCGAGTCATGGCCCAACACCTCAACACCATCCTTGGGGACAAGCTGCTGAAAAGCACCCTGGATGGAAAGATACCCGTCAGCTTTCCTTCTCCTGAG GAGCTGAAGGGGAAGATTCTTCTCAAGGGGAAGAAGATCGGAGGTCTGGAGGAGAGTCTGAACGGGCCGGTGGAGCCGGAGGACTCCCTGACAGGAGAGGTGAGCGACGAGGACGAGGCGGCTGACATCGATGAGGACAGCCTCCACAGCAACAGCCTCCGACGCATGGCCAAG AAATCGAAGCAGCGTCTGTCAAAGGAGCTGTCGGACTGTGTGGTTTACTGCAAGAGTGTCCACTTCAGCAGCTTCAAGCACTCCCGCATTCACTCCAAGTTCTACGAGATATCCTCCTTCACAGAGTCCAAAGCCCGCAAACACTTGAGAGAGGCAG GGGCAGAGTTTGTGCATCACAATGCCAGGCAACTGACCAGGGTTTATCCCAGTGGCCTCAGAACAGACTCCTCCAACTTCAACCCACAGGAAATGTGGAACACAGGGACTCAAATAG TTGCGTTGAATTTCCAGACGGCAGGGGTTGAGATGGACCTCAACGATGGACTGTTTAGTCAAAATGGCCGCTGTGGCTACGTCCTCAAACCTGACTTCATGAGGATGTCAGAGAGGAGTTTCGATCCGGAGGTTCCAATTAACCGGGAAGGCTACCGACCCCTCAGTCTCTGCATTCAG GTGATCAGTGGACAGCAGCTTCCCAAAGTGAATATCAAGGAGAGCTCCGTTGTGGACCCGTTTGTGAGAGTGGAGATCCATGGAGTTCCTCTAGACCAGGCCAAGCAGGAGACCAGATACATAGACAACAATG GATTCAATCCAGTGTGGTATGACACTTTGCGGTTCACCATCCATGCGCCTGAACTGGCCCTGGTACGCTTTGTGGTGGAGGACTACGACAAGGCGTCAAGGAATGATTTTGTCGGACAGTATACCTTGCCTTTCTCATGTATTCAGCAAG GATACCGTCACATCCACCTCCTGTCGAAGGACGGAACCAGTATTCCTCCCGCCTCCTTATttgtacatgttagaatcactaaccttgtatga
- the plcd4a gene encoding 1-phosphatidylinositol 4,5-bisphosphate phosphodiesterase delta-4 isoform X2, producing MASMGCGLRIQGDDNLQSMIVGTVMRKIKSRTWKKQRYFKLQEDCMTIWYKSKKAGNAHSTFSVNDVETVREGHQSEVLLSIADEFPPDRCFTLVFRGRRGNLDLVADSADEAQSWIKGMKKLIENLENMGESEKLDQWICEWFKKADKNNDGRMNFPEIRVLLKMMNVDMNEHHAHRLFMTADKSQTGTLEDDEFVLFYKMLTQREDVLRVFQDYSGDGQKLSLRDLEEFLRDEQLEEVDRVQQLAMELIERYEPSDTAKMLKAMSIDGFLMYLASAEGSIFHPRQQSLYQDMTQPLNHYFISSSHNTYLMEDQLRGHSSVEGYIRALKRGCRCVEVDCWDGPNGEPIVYHGHTFTSKILFKDVVIALRNYAFKVSEYPVILSTENHCGVEQQRVMAQHLNTILGDKLLKSTLDGKIPVSFPSPEELKGKILLKGKKIGGLEESLNGPVEPEDSLTGEVSDEDEAADIDEDSLHSNSLRRMAKKSKQRLSKELSDCVVYCKSVHFSSFKHSRIHSKFYEISSFTESKARKHLREAGAEFVHHNARQLTRVYPSGLRTDSSNFNPQEMWNTGTQIVALNFQTAGVEMDLNDGLFSQNGRCGYVLKPDFMRMSERSFDPEVPINREGYRPLSLCIQVISGQQLPKVNIKESSVVDPFVRVEIHGVPLDQAKQETRYIDNNGFNPVWYDTLRFTIHAPELALVRFVVEDYDKASRNDFVGQYTLPFSCIQQGYRHIHLLSKDGTSIPPASLFVHVRITNLV from the exons ATGGCTTCTATGGGATGTGGCCTGC GTATCCAGGGCGATGACAACCTCCAGTCCATGATTGTTGGCACGGTGATGAGGAAGATTAAGTCTCGCACCTGGAAGAAGCAGCGTTACTTCAAGCTGCAGGAGGACTGCATGACCATCTGGTACAAGTCCAAGAAGGCTGGGAACGCCCACTCCACAT TCTCTGTGAATGACGTGGAGACAGTGCGTGAGGGCCACCAGTCAGAGGTTTTGCTCAGCATCGCAGACGAGTTTCCCCCGGATCGCTGCTTCACCCTGGTGTTCCGTGGTCGCCGTGGCAACCTGGACCTGGTGGCAGACTCGGCGGATGAGGCCCAGTCCTGGATCAAAGGCATGAAGAAGCTGATCGAGAACCTGGAGAACATGGGCGAGAGTGAGAAGCTTGACCA GTGGATCTGTGAATGGTTTAAGAAGGCTGATAAGAACAACGACGGCAGAATGAACTTCCCGGAGATCAGGGTCCTGCTGAAGATGATGAACGTGGACATGAACGAACATCACGCTCACCGACTCTTCATG ACGGCAGACAAGTCTCAGACGGGGACTCTGGAGGATGATGAGTTTGTCCTGTTCTACAAGATGCTGACCCAGAGAGAGGACGTTCTCAGGGTGTTCCAGGACTACTCTGGCGACGGACAGAAGCTGTCTCTACGGGACCTGGAGGAGTTCCTGAGAGATGAACAACTGGAGGAGGTGGACAGGGTTCAGCAGCTGGCCATGGAGCTCATCGAGCGCTACGAACCCTCCGACACAG CGAAGATGCTGAAGGCCATGTCTATCGACGGTTTCCTGATGTACCTGGCGTCGGCTGAGGGCTCCATCTTCCACCCCAGACAGCAGAGCCTGTACCAGGACATGACTCAGCCCCTCAACCACTACTTCATCTCCTCTTCACACAACACATACCTGATGGAGGACCAGCTTCGAGGACACAGCAGTGTCGAGGGATACATACG GGCTTTGAAGCGAGGCTGTCGGTGTGTAGAAGTAGACTGTTGGGACGGTCCCAATGGAGAGCCTATCGTCTACCACGGACACACCTTCACCTCCAAGATCCTCTTCAAAGATGTTGTGATCGCACTGAGAAACTATGCCTTCAag gTATCAGAGTACCCGGTTATCCTGTCCACCGAGAACCACTGCGGTGTTGAACAGCAGCGAGTCATGGCCCAACACCTCAACACCATCCTTGGGGACAAGCTGCTGAAAAGCACCCTGGATGGAAAGATACCCGTCAGCTTTCCTTCTCCTGAG GAGCTGAAGGGGAAGATTCTTCTCAAGGGGAAGAAGATCGGAGGTCTGGAGGAGAGTCTGAACGGGCCGGTGGAGCCGGAGGACTCCCTGACAGGAGAGGTGAGCGACGAGGACGAGGCGGCTGACATCGATGAGGACAGCCTCCACAGCAACAGCCTCCGACGCATGGCCAAG AAATCGAAGCAGCGTCTGTCAAAGGAGCTGTCGGACTGTGTGGTTTACTGCAAGAGTGTCCACTTCAGCAGCTTCAAGCACTCCCGCATTCACTCCAAGTTCTACGAGATATCCTCCTTCACAGAGTCCAAAGCCCGCAAACACTTGAGAGAGGCAG GGGCAGAGTTTGTGCATCACAATGCCAGGCAACTGACCAGGGTTTATCCCAGTGGCCTCAGAACAGACTCCTCCAACTTCAACCCACAGGAAATGTGGAACACAGGGACTCAAATAG TTGCGTTGAATTTCCAGACGGCAGGGGTTGAGATGGACCTCAACGATGGACTGTTTAGTCAAAATGGCCGCTGTGGCTACGTCCTCAAACCTGACTTCATGAGGATGTCAGAGAGGAGTTTCGATCCGGAGGTTCCAATTAACCGGGAAGGCTACCGACCCCTCAGTCTCTGCATTCAG GTGATCAGTGGACAGCAGCTTCCCAAAGTGAATATCAAGGAGAGCTCCGTTGTGGACCCGTTTGTGAGAGTGGAGATCCATGGAGTTCCTCTAGACCAGGCCAAGCAGGAGACCAGATACATAGACAACAATG GATTCAATCCAGTGTGGTATGACACTTTGCGGTTCACCATCCATGCGCCTGAACTGGCCCTGGTACGCTTTGTGGTGGAGGACTACGACAAGGCGTCAAGGAATGATTTTGTCGGACAGTATACCTTGCCTTTCTCATGTATTCAGCAAG GATACCGTCACATCCACCTCCTGTCGAAGGACGGAACCAGTATTCCTCCCGCCTCCTTATttgtacatgttagaatcactaaccttgtatga